A DNA window from Christiangramia salexigens contains the following coding sequences:
- a CDS encoding NAD(P)H-dependent oxidoreductase codes for MNLEVREENYIENLNWRYATKKFDATKNLKETELEKLIESVRLSASSYGLQPYEVIVIENPEIKEKLKAAAWNQPQLTDASHIFVFANFKKIDASHIDDYLNNIAETRNLSREDLKGMEDMLKNTVLNFTEEEQQIWASKQTYIALGNLLAAAAEFKIDTCPMEGFNSAQFDEILNLEEKNLSASVVATVGYRSDKDPMQHLEKVRKSKQELFHIL; via the coding sequence ATGAACTTAGAAGTTAGAGAAGAAAATTATATCGAGAATTTAAACTGGCGTTATGCAACTAAAAAATTTGACGCCACTAAAAATTTGAAAGAAACAGAATTAGAGAAATTGATTGAAAGCGTAAGACTTTCTGCATCTTCATATGGCCTTCAGCCTTATGAAGTAATCGTGATTGAAAATCCTGAAATAAAAGAAAAGCTAAAGGCTGCGGCATGGAATCAGCCACAGCTTACAGATGCATCTCATATTTTTGTTTTTGCAAATTTTAAAAAGATAGATGCCTCCCATATTGACGATTATCTGAACAATATTGCAGAAACTCGAAATCTTTCCAGAGAAGACCTCAAAGGCATGGAAGATATGCTTAAAAATACCGTTCTGAATTTCACAGAAGAAGAGCAACAAATCTGGGCTTCAAAACAGACCTATATAGCTCTTGGTAATTTACTGGCTGCAGCTGCAGAATTCAAAATTGACACCTGCCCTATGGAAGGCTTTAACAGCGCACAGTTTGATGAAATTCTAAATTTAGAGGAAAAAAATCTGAGTGCTTCAGTAGTAGCAACTGTAGGGTACAGAAGTGATAAAGATCCCATGCAACATCTGGAAAAGGTTAGAAAATCTAAACAGGAATTATTTCACATATTATAA
- a CDS encoding MarR family winged helix-turn-helix transcriptional regulator — protein MKIEELLKTTNKLPESRKLVLNIIVTANHISEKLSDALKPYGISMQQFNVLRILRGQKGKPANLSTIQERMVSKMSNTTRLVDKLIDKGLSERIICPSNRRKVEIKITEKGLLLLSEIDPVIDAVESRFSEKINPKDLESLNYNLNELRS, from the coding sequence ATGAAAATTGAAGAGCTTTTAAAAACCACCAACAAATTGCCTGAATCCCGCAAATTGGTTTTGAACATTATTGTAACCGCTAATCATATCAGCGAGAAACTTTCTGATGCTCTAAAACCATATGGAATTAGCATGCAGCAATTTAATGTTCTTCGGATTTTAAGAGGGCAAAAAGGTAAGCCAGCGAATCTGAGCACAATTCAGGAAAGAATGGTTAGCAAAATGAGTAATACTACCAGATTGGTGGACAAGTTGATTGACAAAGGGCTTAGCGAAAGAATTATATGTCCCTCCAACCGAAGAAAGGTGGAGATTAAAATTACTGAAAAAGGTCTTTTATTATTATCCGAGATCGATCCTGTTATCGATGCGGTAGAAAGCCGGTTTTCAGAAAAAATAAATCCTAAAGATTTAGAATCCTTAAATTACAATTTAAATGAACTTAGAAGTTAG
- a CDS encoding rhodanese-like domain-containing protein yields MKDLTQEEWQEKLQNDKEAIILDVRTDEEVEDGYIPNMKHIDIYKGQGFINEVEKLDKSKHYYIYCRSGKRSAQACTLLDQMGFRETNNLLGGFSEWTGETSED; encoded by the coding sequence ATGAAAGATTTAACTCAGGAGGAATGGCAGGAAAAGCTTCAAAATGACAAGGAAGCTATTATTCTGGATGTCCGAACAGATGAGGAAGTAGAGGATGGGTATATTCCTAATATGAAACATATAGATATATATAAAGGTCAAGGCTTTATTAACGAAGTTGAAAAGCTGGATAAATCCAAGCACTATTATATTTACTGCAGATCTGGCAAACGAAGTGCTCAGGCTTGTACCTTATTGGATCAAATGGGGTTTAGGGAAACTAATAACTTATTGGGCGGTTTCTCTGAATGGACGGGGGAGACTTCGGAAGATTAA
- a CDS encoding S8 family peptidase, which translates to MKLKNLKTLGVAALTATFLFSCNQDTNVPAENMDSQMAAPSQSQVIPGQYIVVFNKDVSGDQGRAMQSYQKSQDAVKAQTLKLMSDSGIKGEVLNVYSRTISGATLKISAADAEQLRNTKGVSYVEEDRVVIFAPPCGTPNGAPCDGGGDGGGSGAQETPYGITRVNGGVNYTGSAVAWVVDTGIDLDHEDLNVDASRGFNAFTSGKDGKSLDDGNGHGTHVAGTIGALDNSVGVIGVAAGATVIPVKVLDSRGSGSYSGVIAGVDHVGANGNSGDVANMSLGGPVSQALDDAVVAASQNGIKFALAAGNETDDANNHSPARVNGSNIVTISAMNSSDSWASFSNFGNPPVDYAAPGVGIKSTWKGGGYNTISGTSMASPHAAGILLLGNPSTDGTVSGDPDGNPDPIIVH; encoded by the coding sequence ATGAAATTAAAAAACCTCAAAACACTGGGTGTGGCAGCGCTAACGGCCACCTTCCTGTTCTCTTGTAATCAGGATACTAATGTTCCTGCAGAGAATATGGATTCCCAAATGGCAGCTCCATCTCAATCACAGGTAATACCTGGGCAATATATAGTTGTCTTTAACAAAGATGTATCAGGTGATCAGGGAAGGGCTATGCAGTCTTATCAAAAATCTCAGGATGCTGTAAAAGCTCAGACCCTAAAATTAATGTCCGATTCAGGTATTAAAGGAGAAGTATTAAATGTATATAGTAGAACTATTAGCGGAGCTACTTTAAAAATTAGTGCTGCAGATGCTGAACAATTAAGAAATACGAAAGGTGTTTCTTACGTAGAAGAAGATCGTGTAGTAATTTTCGCACCTCCTTGTGGAACACCTAATGGGGCTCCATGTGATGGTGGAGGCGATGGTGGTGGATCCGGTGCTCAGGAGACTCCATACGGAATTACTCGTGTAAACGGCGGTGTTAACTATACTGGCTCTGCTGTAGCTTGGGTAGTAGATACTGGGATCGACCTTGATCATGAAGATCTTAATGTAGATGCTTCCCGTGGATTTAATGCTTTTACCTCAGGTAAGGATGGAAAATCCTTAGATGATGGTAATGGTCATGGAACACATGTGGCCGGAACAATTGGCGCTTTGGATAACAGCGTTGGAGTAATTGGTGTTGCTGCTGGTGCTACGGTAATTCCTGTAAAGGTTTTGGATAGTAGAGGTAGCGGATCTTATTCCGGTGTTATCGCAGGTGTAGATCACGTTGGTGCAAACGGAAACAGTGGTGACGTAGCTAATATGTCTTTAGGAGGACCGGTTTCACAGGCTCTTGATGATGCAGTGGTTGCAGCTTCTCAGAATGGAATTAAATTTGCCCTTGCTGCAGGAAATGAGACCGACGATGCTAATAACCACTCTCCAGCCAGAGTAAATGGATCTAATATCGTAACTATTTCTGCAATGAATAGCAGCGATTCCTGGGCTTCTTTCTCAAATTTTGGGAACCCACCTGTAGATTACGCAGCTCCGGGAGTTGGAATTAAATCTACCTGGAAAGGTGGAGGCTATAATACCATTAGTGGTACATCAATGGCTTCTCCACATGCAGCTGGTATTTTACTGCTTGGAAACCCATCTACTGACGGAACAGTTAGTGGAGATCCAGACGGGAATCCAGACCCCATTATTGTACACTAA
- a CDS encoding outer membrane beta-barrel protein: MNKTLYLLVLSLFCFSVSQAQEFSFGIKGGANYVMGGQITGNTSNGLYFGGTVEAEPQIGFHGGAFFEVRFNKFLIRPEFVFSKMETEFPFPTAPSTYAVDKISVPILIGYNVWGPIDLYAGPAYQNILDASLEGTEPPNQVIVVQNTPLAAQVGVKADLGRFEIDLRYDRTLSTKEPMDLDLVNSDYGINRATFDDTRLNQILLSLSFKIFDSSADPGRRKGGCYF; this comes from the coding sequence ATGAACAAGACACTTTATCTACTTGTATTATCACTTTTTTGTTTCTCAGTATCTCAGGCCCAGGAGTTTAGTTTTGGGATAAAAGGAGGTGCCAACTATGTGATGGGAGGTCAGATCACCGGGAACACTTCCAATGGCCTATACTTTGGTGGTACCGTAGAAGCAGAACCGCAAATAGGATTTCACGGAGGAGCTTTTTTTGAAGTTAGATTTAATAAATTTTTGATAAGGCCTGAATTCGTTTTTAGCAAAATGGAGACCGAATTTCCTTTTCCTACTGCACCTTCAACTTATGCAGTAGATAAAATTAGTGTACCGATTTTAATAGGATATAATGTATGGGGGCCTATAGACTTATATGCCGGTCCGGCATACCAGAATATTCTGGATGCATCTCTTGAAGGTACAGAGCCACCTAATCAGGTGATTGTTGTGCAAAACACACCCTTAGCTGCGCAAGTTGGAGTAAAAGCTGATCTTGGAAGGTTTGAGATTGATTTGAGATATGATAGAACGCTATCTACCAAAGAGCCTATGGATTTAGACCTCGTGAATAGTGATTATGGAATCAATCGGGCAACTTTTGATGATACCCGCTTAAATCAAATTTTATTGAGTTTAAGCTTTAAAATATTTGATAGTTCGGCCGATCCTGGCAGAAGAAAAGGTGGTTGTTACTTCTAA
- a CDS encoding acyltransferase family protein: protein MIENFKVAKIEGIDSLRFFAFLMVFLFHSSDLFYFGFLGVDFFFVLSSFLLTFLALKEMNSFGSFSKKNFFMRRVLRIFPLYYLILFFSFILLPLVAQFIKLEISLPENQYLFWIFLSNFDDSAYLLPLKFLWSIAVEEQFYLLFLFLSIYFRNNIWHVIGGLLLIYLLYYYANEFYGWAHYKNLFYHFPNFAIGMAGGWVFYNKKYSMVGILILLSLTSIFLAYIDPASMIFNINLSLWFVSIIFATHQFSVKTGNYKVLKIFNFLGQYTYGLYLYSGFVIIIFNTFQVFEQFLLQTLLELLCIFIISFTSYHLFEKRFLSLKENFRQPAAIRNK from the coding sequence ATGATTGAAAATTTTAAGGTTGCTAAAATTGAGGGTATAGACAGCCTTAGGTTTTTTGCTTTTCTAATGGTTTTCCTGTTTCATAGTTCCGATCTCTTTTATTTCGGTTTTTTAGGGGTTGATTTCTTTTTTGTTCTCTCCAGTTTTTTATTAACCTTTCTCGCACTTAAAGAAATGAACAGTTTTGGAAGCTTTTCCAAGAAGAATTTTTTTATGAGAAGGGTATTAAGAATTTTCCCTCTGTATTATCTGATATTATTCTTCAGTTTTATTCTTTTACCCTTGGTCGCCCAATTTATTAAGCTAGAAATAAGCCTGCCGGAAAATCAATATCTTTTTTGGATATTTCTATCAAATTTTGATGACAGTGCATACCTCCTTCCACTTAAATTCCTTTGGTCAATTGCGGTAGAGGAGCAATTTTACCTTTTATTTCTTTTTCTGAGCATTTACTTTAGAAACAATATCTGGCATGTTATAGGTGGCTTACTGCTTATTTATCTGCTATACTATTACGCTAATGAATTTTACGGATGGGCACATTATAAAAATCTATTCTATCATTTCCCCAATTTTGCTATTGGAATGGCTGGAGGTTGGGTGTTTTATAATAAAAAATATTCCATGGTAGGAATTCTAATTCTCTTAAGCCTCACTTCGATATTTCTCGCCTATATCGATCCAGCTTCAATGATTTTCAATATTAATCTGTCTTTATGGTTTGTATCGATAATTTTTGCGACACATCAATTCTCAGTCAAAACCGGTAATTATAAAGTCCTCAAAATTTTTAATTTTTTAGGACAGTATACTTACGGCCTATATCTATACAGCGGATTTGTAATTATAATTTTCAATACATTTCAAGTATTTGAACAATTCTTATTGCAGACCCTGCTTGAGCTGTTATGCATATTCATAATATCGTTTACCTCTTATCACCTATTTGAAAAAAGATTTTTAAGTCTTAAAGAAAACTTCAGACAGCCTGCAGCTATAAGAAATAAGTAA
- a CDS encoding NAD(P)-dependent oxidoreductase: MIKFALIKERKTPPDRRVVFSPEMLKKAKAKYPDAEFKVESSDIRVFNDDEYRAAGFEVSEDISDCDVLLGVKEVPIPALIPDKKYFFFSHTIKKQPYNRDLLREIIARNIELYDHEVIVNEKSARLIGFGRYAGLVGAYNIIRAIGMRENSFDLPKAENLPDLNAMLSELDNVNLPAFKFVLTGSGKVARGAKEILDHLEIQQVSPEDYLNREFDNPVFCHIDVLDYSKKVDNSEATRREYYNHPENFESDFYKFAKSSDVFVAGHFYGQGSPVFFTAEEAKSEDFRIKYVADISCDIAGPVASTIRPSTIAEPLYGYDPKLEIETDYREPGSIVVMAVDNLPCELPKDASEGFGEMFLKWVVPAFFDNDKNGILERARMTQNGKLTERFNYLEDYVEGKIHEHEGHE; encoded by the coding sequence ATGATAAAATTTGCCCTTATCAAAGAGCGAAAAACTCCACCGGATAGAAGAGTGGTCTTTTCTCCCGAAATGCTTAAAAAGGCCAAGGCTAAATATCCCGATGCAGAATTCAAGGTGGAAAGCTCTGATATCAGGGTTTTCAACGATGATGAATATCGTGCAGCCGGTTTTGAAGTAAGTGAGGATATATCAGATTGTGATGTGTTATTAGGCGTAAAAGAAGTGCCTATTCCGGCTCTGATCCCGGATAAAAAATATTTCTTTTTCTCACATACCATTAAAAAACAGCCATATAACCGAGATCTGTTAAGGGAAATTATTGCAAGAAATATAGAGTTGTACGATCATGAAGTGATTGTAAATGAGAAGTCTGCTAGATTAATTGGTTTTGGCAGATACGCAGGTCTTGTTGGGGCTTATAACATTATTAGAGCAATTGGTATGCGGGAAAATAGTTTCGACCTGCCTAAAGCAGAAAATCTGCCAGACCTTAATGCCATGCTGTCAGAACTGGATAATGTTAATTTACCTGCATTTAAATTCGTTCTAACCGGCAGTGGAAAAGTTGCCCGTGGGGCAAAAGAAATTCTGGATCATCTGGAAATTCAGCAGGTGAGTCCGGAAGATTATCTTAACAGAGAGTTTGACAATCCCGTTTTCTGTCATATCGATGTTCTCGACTATTCCAAAAAAGTAGATAACTCTGAAGCCACAAGGCGCGAGTATTATAATCATCCTGAGAATTTTGAATCAGATTTCTACAAGTTTGCCAAGTCCAGTGATGTATTTGTAGCCGGACACTTCTACGGACAAGGTAGCCCGGTATTCTTCACGGCAGAAGAGGCAAAATCTGAAGATTTTAGAATTAAGTATGTCGCAGATATATCTTGTGATATTGCAGGACCTGTTGCATCTACGATCAGGCCATCCACCATAGCGGAGCCGCTTTATGGTTATGATCCCAAATTGGAAATTGAAACAGATTATCGTGAACCGGGTTCAATTGTAGTAATGGCAGTAGATAACCTTCCCTGTGAATTGCCTAAAGATGCGAGTGAAGGATTTGGTGAAATGTTTCTAAAATGGGTTGTTCCCGCATTTTTCGACAATGATAAAAATGGAATTCTTGAAAGGGCTAGAATGACGCAAAATGGTAAACTTACCGAGCGTTTTAATTATTTGGAAGACTATGTAGAAGGTAAGATTCATGAACATGAAGGACATGAATAA
- a CDS encoding endonuclease/exonuclease/phosphatase family protein produces the protein MNKFIYFLSLFICLQSSSQELEIMSYNIKYANENDGENSWSKRKDFLTNQLKYYEPDIIGIQEAVIGQLKHITSEIDTYAYVGVGRDDGKQKGEYSAILYNTRKFKVLDSKTFWLSETPEKVSVGWDAAMERICTYALFIDEKTDREFWVFNTHFDHIGEEARAQSTKLILKKISEINSHKLPVVLTGDFNLEPDSDPILDLKRSLKDSRTSATQVSFGSEGTFNGFNFGAQVTRRIDYIFVSPEVKVLKYGALSDSKDLKYPSDHFPIISLISF, from the coding sequence ATGAATAAATTCATTTATTTTTTAAGTCTTTTTATCTGCTTACAGAGTTCTTCACAGGAACTTGAGATAATGAGCTATAATATTAAATATGCCAACGAAAATGACGGGGAGAATAGTTGGTCAAAAAGGAAAGATTTTCTCACTAACCAGTTGAAATATTACGAACCAGACATTATTGGAATACAGGAAGCAGTTATAGGTCAATTGAAGCATATTACATCAGAAATAGATACTTACGCTTATGTAGGAGTAGGTCGGGATGATGGAAAGCAAAAGGGTGAGTATAGTGCAATTTTATATAACACCCGGAAATTTAAAGTTCTTGATTCCAAGACCTTTTGGTTATCGGAAACACCGGAAAAGGTAAGTGTAGGATGGGATGCCGCAATGGAAAGAATCTGTACCTATGCGTTGTTCATAGATGAAAAAACAGACAGGGAATTCTGGGTGTTCAATACTCATTTTGATCATATTGGAGAAGAAGCCAGAGCCCAAAGTACTAAGCTGATTCTTAAAAAGATCTCTGAAATAAATTCTCATAAACTCCCAGTTGTGCTTACCGGTGATTTTAATCTGGAGCCAGATAGTGATCCGATCTTAGATTTAAAAAGATCCCTTAAAGATTCCCGTACATCTGCTACTCAGGTGAGTTTTGGGAGTGAGGGAACCTTTAATGGATTTAATTTCGGAGCTCAGGTAACGAGGAGGATCGATTATATTTTTGTGAGCCCTGAAGTGAAAGTTTTAAAATACGGGGCATTGAGTGATTCCAAGGATCTAAAATATCCTTCAGATCATTTCCCGATAATTAGCTTAATTAGCTTCTGA
- a CDS encoding universal stress protein: MNSFNNILVALDLSEMDTTLIRYASFISEKLGADKVYFVHNIKKYEISELFEEQLKDINLDKIISEEIDEKVSENFSSNCKWEVLISEDPYTESLINYVVHKYSINLVMVGNKNNDSGTGVITDKLLRLLKCDVMSIPQHPTLSLENVWAGTDFSKESRKVFHLAEFLEEKNSSQITAAHIYSVPIQFSPYLAKEEMVPRIEKHKNEKFDKFLSQFNLKSVQRRIIRGREVSVAERLASEAEKSKANILIVGDKGGNLFSSLLVGSVTDELFNNRVNLPLWVVK, encoded by the coding sequence ATGAATTCATTCAACAACATACTGGTAGCTCTCGATCTTTCTGAAATGGATACCACCTTGATAAGGTATGCTTCCTTTATTTCTGAAAAATTAGGAGCAGATAAAGTTTATTTTGTCCATAATATTAAAAAGTATGAAATATCTGAGTTATTTGAGGAGCAGCTGAAGGATATCAATCTTGATAAAATAATCAGCGAGGAAATTGATGAAAAAGTATCTGAAAATTTTTCTTCCAACTGCAAATGGGAGGTGCTTATTTCAGAAGATCCTTATACAGAATCCCTAATTAATTACGTGGTGCATAAATACAGTATTAACCTTGTCATGGTCGGCAATAAAAATAATGATTCCGGTACTGGAGTTATTACCGATAAATTACTGAGGCTGCTTAAATGTGATGTTATGTCTATTCCTCAACATCCAACTCTAAGTCTTGAAAATGTGTGGGCTGGAACCGATTTTTCTAAGGAATCCCGCAAGGTGTTTCATCTTGCTGAATTTCTAGAAGAAAAGAATTCATCCCAAATTACAGCGGCTCATATTTATAGTGTCCCAATTCAGTTTTCACCTTATCTGGCTAAAGAAGAGATGGTGCCAAGAATTGAAAAGCATAAGAACGAAAAGTTTGATAAATTCCTTAGTCAATTTAATCTAAAAAGCGTTCAGAGAAGGATCATCCGTGGACGTGAAGTTAGTGTTGCCGAAAGACTAGCCTCCGAAGCAGAAAAATCGAAAGCTAATATTCTCATAGTTGGAGATAAAGGAGGAAACCTTTTTTCCTCTTTACTGGTGGGAAGTGTTACAGACGAGCTTTTTAATAACAGGGTTAATCTACCACTCTGGGTGGTGAAATAG
- a CDS encoding BCCT family transporter, which translates to MAEKVTRSDEKKSIFGLEVNGPVFFISSFIIILSIALTLIFKEGAEQYFSELQTAVAQKADWFFILSVNVFLIFLIYLALSKFGKLRIGGQNAKPEFKTMSWFAMLFSAGMGIGLLFFGVGEPIMHFNNPPMAEAGTAAAATEAMNFTFLHWGFHPWAVYALVGLSLSYFTYSRGLPLTIRSIFYPFLGDRIYGKIGDLIDIFAVLATLFGLATSLGFGVQQIASGLNHVFGLADGLTTQILLIAGITLIATTSVVLGVDKGVKVLSEWNMRVAVILLLLALILGPTIFIFRSFVENTGSYLYNFLEISTWSETYTGGSWQNAWTVFYWGWWIGWSPFVGMFIARISKGRTIREFILGVLLVPSLVTFFWMSTFGSSAIQQTMGGDNVIVDAVNSDIATALFVFFQDYPLSMVINIVAVILIAGFFVTSSDSGSLVIDSLTSGGKIDAPVGQRIFWAVTEGSVAAVLLVGGGLQALQTATIVTGLPFAVILLIMCYSLYKGLNEDLKKLEEKRSQKQLDNYEEIVSNIVSKRNLKSDQKK; encoded by the coding sequence ATGGCAGAAAAAGTTACAAGAAGCGACGAAAAAAAATCAATATTCGGTCTGGAAGTCAATGGTCCGGTATTCTTTATTTCGTCTTTTATTATCATACTAAGTATAGCTCTTACTCTTATATTTAAGGAAGGGGCAGAACAATACTTTTCAGAACTTCAAACCGCGGTAGCTCAAAAGGCAGACTGGTTTTTTATACTTTCAGTGAATGTATTCCTGATTTTCCTAATCTACCTCGCTCTTAGTAAATTCGGAAAACTTCGAATTGGAGGACAAAATGCGAAACCTGAATTTAAGACCATGTCCTGGTTCGCAATGTTGTTTAGCGCCGGGATGGGAATTGGATTACTGTTTTTTGGGGTTGGAGAACCAATCATGCATTTTAATAATCCACCTATGGCAGAAGCAGGTACAGCCGCCGCTGCCACAGAGGCTATGAACTTCACCTTTCTTCACTGGGGATTCCACCCCTGGGCTGTATATGCCCTGGTAGGATTATCCTTGTCTTATTTTACATATTCCCGTGGATTACCCCTTACTATCAGATCTATTTTCTATCCGTTCTTAGGAGACAGGATCTATGGAAAAATTGGGGATCTCATCGATATTTTTGCGGTTCTCGCTACTCTTTTTGGCCTGGCAACTTCTCTAGGGTTTGGTGTACAACAAATAGCTTCTGGTCTAAATCATGTTTTTGGGCTTGCAGATGGCTTAACCACACAAATCTTATTAATCGCCGGGATCACATTAATAGCTACAACTTCTGTAGTATTAGGTGTAGATAAAGGTGTAAAAGTACTTAGTGAATGGAACATGAGAGTTGCCGTAATCTTATTATTACTGGCATTGATCCTTGGCCCTACTATATTTATTTTCAGGTCTTTTGTAGAGAATACAGGAAGCTATTTATATAATTTTCTTGAAATTTCCACCTGGAGTGAAACCTATACTGGTGGCTCCTGGCAAAATGCATGGACAGTATTCTACTGGGGCTGGTGGATTGGATGGTCTCCTTTCGTAGGTATGTTCATCGCCCGAATTTCTAAGGGAAGAACAATCAGAGAATTTATTCTTGGTGTATTATTGGTTCCCTCACTGGTAACCTTCTTTTGGATGTCAACTTTCGGAAGTTCAGCTATTCAGCAAACCATGGGAGGTGATAATGTAATTGTTGATGCCGTTAACAGCGATATCGCAACTGCTTTATTCGTGTTCTTTCAGGATTATCCTTTATCAATGGTTATCAATATTGTTGCTGTGATATTAATTGCCGGATTCTTTGTGACATCTTCAGATTCAGGTTCACTCGTTATTGACAGCCTTACCTCAGGAGGAAAGATAGATGCACCAGTAGGACAAAGAATATTCTGGGCCGTAACCGAAGGATCAGTAGCCGCTGTACTACTAGTTGGCGGTGGTTTGCAAGCCTTACAGACCGCAACCATTGTCACAGGCCTTCCCTTTGCCGTCATCCTTCTCATAATGTGCTATTCACTTTATAAAGGATTAAATGAAGACCTTAAAAAGCTGGAGGAAAAGAGATCTCAAAAACAATTGGACAATTACGAAGAGATCGTTTCCAATATCGTTAGTAAAAGGAATTTAAAAAGTGATCAAAAAAAATAA
- the kdsA gene encoding 3-deoxy-8-phosphooctulonate synthase, which produces MKLDKIPKIKHTKSNNFFLLSGPCAIEGEDMALRIAEKVLKITDKLEIPYIFKGSFKKANRSRIDSFTGIGNEKALKILRKVSETFDIPTVTDIHEIEDARMAAEYVDVLQIPAFLVRQTDLVVAAAETGKVVNLKKGQFMSPESMQHAVTKVTDCNNDQVMVTDRGTMFGYQDLIVDFRGIPTMREFAPTVLDVTHSLQQPNQSSGVTGGRPDMIETIARAGIVNNVDGLFIETHFDPANAKSDGANMLDLAHLKKLLTNLTAIRKTVNSL; this is translated from the coding sequence ATGAAACTGGATAAAATACCCAAGATAAAACATACAAAAAGCAATAACTTCTTTCTTTTATCAGGTCCTTGCGCCATAGAAGGTGAAGATATGGCTCTTAGAATTGCCGAAAAAGTTCTTAAGATCACAGATAAGCTTGAGATCCCATACATCTTTAAAGGATCTTTCAAAAAAGCTAATAGAAGCCGAATTGATAGTTTTACAGGAATTGGAAATGAAAAAGCATTAAAGATCCTTAGGAAGGTTTCGGAAACCTTCGATATTCCTACCGTTACAGATATACATGAAATTGAAGATGCTCGTATGGCTGCAGAGTATGTAGATGTTCTGCAAATACCAGCATTCCTTGTTAGACAAACCGACCTGGTGGTCGCTGCAGCCGAAACCGGCAAGGTAGTGAACCTTAAAAAGGGACAGTTTATGAGTCCGGAAAGCATGCAACATGCAGTCACCAAAGTGACCGATTGCAATAATGATCAGGTAATGGTTACCGATCGAGGCACCATGTTCGGCTATCAGGATTTAATTGTGGATTTTAGAGGAATTCCAACGATGAGAGAATTTGCTCCTACTGTACTTGATGTTACACATTCACTTCAACAGCCCAATCAAAGCAGTGGAGTGACCGGTGGTCGTCCCGACATGATCGAAACCATAGCCCGTGCAGGTATAGTGAACAATGTAGACGGCTTATTTATTGAAACTCATTTTGATCCGGCAAATGCCAAAAGTGATGGAGCAAATATGCTCGATCTTGCACATTTGAAAAAATTATTGACCAACCTTACCGCCATCAGAAAAACCGTTAATTCTTTGTAA
- a CDS encoding DinB family protein, protein MKISEFLIPQLQQEVALTEKFLQRIPTDKLDYKPHERSMTIRQIANHLSEIPVWITGTMEAESLDVAGYKSPDNSTVEDIIKELKKNTTAAETSLKKSDKEFERSWKMIKDGETLFEMPKFNVLQSMVMNQFPHHRAQLGVYFRLLDISVPATYGPSADES, encoded by the coding sequence ATGAAGATCAGTGAATTTTTGATTCCCCAGCTTCAACAGGAAGTAGCCTTAACCGAAAAATTTCTTCAACGTATTCCAACGGATAAATTAGACTATAAACCTCATGAAAGATCCATGACGATAAGGCAAATTGCAAATCATCTTTCTGAAATTCCCGTATGGATTACGGGAACCATGGAGGCTGAATCATTGGATGTCGCCGGATATAAATCTCCCGATAATTCCACAGTTGAGGATATTATAAAAGAATTGAAGAAGAATACCACTGCTGCCGAGACCTCGCTGAAAAAATCAGATAAAGAATTTGAAAGATCATGGAAAATGATCAAGGATGGAGAGACCCTGTTCGAAATGCCTAAATTCAATGTATTGCAATCTATGGTGATGAATCAGTTTCCGCATCACAGGGCGCAACTGGGAGTTTATTTTAGATTGCTGGATATTTCCGTTCCTGCAACCTATGGTCCTTCTGCAGATGAATCATAA